The following are encoded together in the Silene latifolia isolate original U9 population unplaced genomic scaffold, ASM4854445v1 scaffold_85, whole genome shotgun sequence genome:
- the LOC141640499 gene encoding uncharacterized protein LOC141640499, with protein MFKLDLQKAYDSIEWAFVDQMLGALMFPEKFRQMVMTCVTTSSFTLNLNGAQLWILQRKKGSKTGDPISPLLFLACMEYLTRKKEGGPVFENAGVWNVASVGKLVHWLFTKADRLWVLWIDHVYLKGTDWVHYQPPPDSNWNWRNICKVRGILEGGYQGNTWVASPGGYTVSSGYHWMQGSHPPVLWYKDVWDTWLLPKYSFIAWLIQRKALNTRVKLHRLGLCLSDHCVLCEVGKETHDHLFTECDYSARVIAGVEERLHLCFTGSNQIYSKLRKKTCRMARMVTCYMIWNERNVSVYSSPAHSRFWYPEFHSMCITDWYSKWLLW; from the exons ATGTTTAAGCTTGATTTGCAAAAAGCTTATGATTCTATAGAATGGGCTTTTGTAGATCAAATGCTTGGTGCTCTTATGTTCCCTGAGAAGTTCAGACAGATGGTTATGACTTGTGTCACTACTTCTTCATTTACTCTTAATCTCAATGGGGCACAGCTTTGGATACTTCAAAGGAAGAAGGGGTCTAAGACAGGTGACCCTATTTCACCTCTTCTTTTTCTCGCCTGTATGGAATATCTCACAAGG AAGAAGGAGGGTGGTCCGGTATTCGAGAATGCAGGGGTGTGGAATGTTGCAAGTGTGGGTAAACTTGTTCACTGGTTATTTACAAAAGCAGATAGATTATGGGTGCTTTGGATTGACCATGTCTATCTGAAAGGTACTGATTGGGTGCATTATCAACCTCCTCCTGATTCCAACTGGAATTGGAGGAATATTTGTAAAGTTCGAGGTATTCTTGAGGGTGGCTATCAGGGTAATACCTGGGTAGCCTCTCCTGGTGGTTACACAGTCAGTTCAGGATATCATTGGATGCAGGGCTCACACCCCCCTGTCCTATGGTATAAGGATGTGTGGGATACTTGGTTATTACCCAAGTattcttttattgcttggttgATTCAGAGGAAGGCCCTTAATACTAGGGTTAAGCTTCACAGGTTGGGTCTTTGCTTATCTGATCATTGTGTTCTTTGTGAAGTGGGAAAAGAAACGCATGACCATTTGTTTACTGAGTGTGATTATAGTGCTAGGGTCATTGCTGGTGTTGAGGAGAGACTTCATCTTTGTTTTACTGGCTCTAATCAAATCTACTCGAAGCTTAGAAAGAAAACTTGCAGAATGGCAAGAATGGTAACCTGCTATATGATTTGGAATGAGAGGAATGTCTCAGTTTACTCTTCACCAGCGCACTCTAGATTTTGGTATCCAGAATTTCACAGCATGTGCATAACCGACTGGTATTCAAAATGGCTACTGTGGTGA